One window from the genome of Nicotiana sylvestris chromosome 9, ASM39365v2, whole genome shotgun sequence encodes:
- the LOC104210139 gene encoding pectate lyase, whose translation MDVYRIRISVFFLLVLLTFAALTTATNIPRRQLSNKKYKGPCRAENAIDKCWRCDPNWAENRQKMADCALGFGSNAIGGKLGRIYVVTDNSDDDVVDPKPGTLRYGVIQKEPLWIIFGKNMKIKLSRELIVTSNKTIDGRGFNVHIQNGAGIKIQSASNIIISNLRIHNIVPTPGGLLRESEDHVGLRGSDEGDGISIFSSHDIWIDHISMSRATDGLIDAVAASTNITISNCHFTDHEKVMLFGANDHYVLDKDMKITLAYNHFGKRLDQRMPRCRFGFFHLVNNDYTHWERYAIGGSSGATIISQGNRFIAEDELLVKEVTYREKLTASVAEWMKWTWISDGDDMENGATFTPSGDQNLLDKIDHLNLIKPEPSSKVGILTKFSGALSCVKGRPC comes from the exons ATGGACGTCTACAGAATAAGAATTAGTGTATTTTTTCTCCTTGTGTTACTCACATTTGCTGCATTAACGACAGCAACAAACATCCCAAGAAGGCAACTCAGTAATAAGAAATACAAAGGCCCATGCCGGGCCGAAAATGCAATCGACAAATGCTGGCGATGCGACCCAAATTGGGCCGAGAATCGCCAGAAAATGGCCGATTGCGCATTGGGCTTTGGCAGCAATGCGATCGGAGGAAAGTTGGGCCGAATTTACGTCGTCACGGACAATTCTGACGACGATGTTGTCGATCCTAAGCCCGGAACTCTCCGATATGGCGTTATCCAAAAGGAGCCATTGTGGATCATATTTGGCAAAAACATGAAAATTAAGCTTAGTAGGGAACTTATCGTGACTAGCAACAAAACTATCGACGGCCGAGGATTTAATGTCCATATACAAAATGGAGCTGGCATTAAGATACAATCTGCATCCAATATTATTATTTCTAACCTCCGTATTCACAATATTGTACCCACCCCAGGTGGCCTGCTCAGGGAATCTGAGGACCACGTTGGTCTAAGGGGTAGCGATGAAG GTGATGGCATCAGCATCTTCAGTTCGCATGATATATGGATCGATCACATTTCCATGTCTCGTGCAACCGATGGTCTTATCGATGCTGTTGCTGCTTCCACTAACATTACCATATCCAATTGCCACTTCACTGACCACGAAAAAGTAATGTTGTTCGGCGCCAACGATCATTACGTGCTTGACAAGGACATGAAAATTACATTAGCGTACAACCACTTTGGAAAGAGGTTGGATCAAAGGATGCCAAGATGCAGGTTTGGATTTTTCCATCTGGTGAACAATGACTACACTCATTGGGAGAG GTACGCTATTGGCGGAAGCAGTGGAGCCACCATTATTAGCCAGGGTAATCGATTTATTGCTGAGGATGAATTGTTGGTGAAAGAAGTAACATATAGAGAAAAACTTACGGCGAGTGTGGCGGAATGGATGAAATGGACTTGGATATCAGATGGTGATGATATGGAAAATGGTGCTACATTTACACCATCTGGTGACCAGAATTTACTCGATAAAATTGACCATCTCAATCTGATTAAACCAGAACCTTCTTCTAAAGTTGGAATTCTTACTAAGTTTTCTGGTGCTCTGTCTTGCGTCAAAGGACGTCCATGCTAA